In one Rhea pennata isolate bPtePen1 chromosome 17, bPtePen1.pri, whole genome shotgun sequence genomic region, the following are encoded:
- the POP5 gene encoding ribonuclease P/MRP protein subunit POP5 codes for MVRFKNRYVLCEVVSEDPRCRQCIEDRAVGLAVRDAIARAHGDYGLACCSVSFTVKYLNAYTGTVLLRCRKDFYRLLCSALPLVRHLEGRNQRYPCCFHTLHVGGTIRTCQKFLIQYNRRQLLTLLQNCTNEGERQAIRQSVLSCSLTEEQSQSGDEEEDDDDTETD; via the exons ATGGTTCGCTTCAAGAACAG gtACGTGCTGTGCGAGGTGGTCTCGGAGGACCCGCGGTGCCGGCAGTGCATCGAGGACCGGGCGGTGGGCCTCGCCGTGAGGGACGCCATCGCGCGGGCGCACGGCGACTACGGCCTGGCCTGCTGCTCCGTCTCCTTCACAG TGAAGTACCTCAACGCCTACACCGGGACGGTTCTGCTGCGCTGCCGCAAGGACTTCTAccggctgctctgctccgcgcTCCCGCTCGTGAGGCACCTGGAGGGCAGGAACCAGCGCTACCCCTGCTGCTTCCACACGCTGCACGTCGGAG GTACTATAAGAACATGTCAGAAATTTCTAATTCAGTATAATAGAAGGCAGCTGCTGACACTGTTGCAAAACTGCACAAATGAAG gggAAAGACAGGCCATACGGCAGTCAGTACTGAGCTGTTCTCTTACAGAAGAGCAGTCCCAAAGtggagatgaggaagaagatgaTGACGACACAGAGACAGACTAA